One window of Daphnia magna isolate NIES unplaced genomic scaffold, ASM2063170v1.1 Dm_contigs074, whole genome shotgun sequence genomic DNA carries:
- the LOC123477516 gene encoding uncharacterized protein LOC123477516 — translation MSSEGPVKIDVTFFCQSPDDNNEQHSLQNKLRANRSVLAAASRFFSILLPDCELDLDVCISIDLSFEELFCVLEYIYSGKLLCSVKSKDRILSILKEFDIFVPDHLHNSVDCGRNGSSEAEVEIIFEEAIASEPKTTKDPTNISEDKSPFATSADVRVVNSGELILREPNISSSNEDPFQYEEKLPEKFSNSHKMYSNKSKTHCGSKMAILNSNTNVTETIVEPEISRHKDPVFTVVTNQPTSLEETLESIVSSEIVAVEPQDNPSLSNCDADRYAAVPCPDSWQYDFERTKKGKKKKITFVEEETEDSDQDPEDQDQEDSLGYEENDEVKSKSAVQTSNQSDDQSNGFEPPLNFEVAAKKLDSCLDQSTSTLRSDVKPSLKGIGCSSSFEDLTPNLDVSDSAEEEDIIPKLKCTQNNETSNVEELLALCSGKFPDSLSGRDTQKSSLTENADDESDEEVKPFARIIPMADEDDEEDGSSSALPKFVSENDADEPGTVPSFLEDGEKSLSKVKKRARVCLSDDEDETIDENHSFVEEEEMHEEEREFRGLTEFFEDEAELSGSEVGSGDEREDEMDDWEEEEGDKEDIDENEVREQVGRAHMKTMLDQDQREVRLFQELFLEDGDLHSDGGGRQRQFRWKQADGENTEGDGARPKNQEDEEDEAAEEQDDLTWRKIHSDRENGSCNKSRNRKRIKKCHWL, via the exons atgagtaGTGAAGGTCCAGTTAAGATT gatgttacatttttttgccaGTCTCCAGATGACAATAATGAACAACACAGCTTACAAAACAAGCTCCGTGCTAACAGAA GTGTTCTTGCTGCTGCCAGCCGGTTCTTTTCCATCCTGTTACCTGATTGTGAGTTAGACCTAGATGTCTGCATCTCAATTGATCTGAGCTTTGAAGAACTGTTTTGTGTTCTTGAGTACATCTATTCTGGGAAGCTGCTGTGTTCAGTCAAAAGCAAAGACAGAATTTTAAGTattctaaaagaatttgatattttcgTGCCTGATCATCTACATAATTCAGTAGActgtggaagaaatggaagtagtGAGGCAGAAGtggaaataatatttgaagaaGCCATTGCAAGTGAACCAAAAACTACTAAAGATCCCACAAACATTTCAGAGGATAAATCTCCCTTTGCAACTTCTGCCGATGTTCGTGTAGTAAATAGTGGAGAACTAATTTTACGAGAACCCAATATTTCAAGCTCCAATGAAGATCCCTTCCAGTATGAAGAAAAGCTTCCAGAAAAATTCTCAAACAGTCATAAGATGTATAGcaacaaaagtaaaactcattgtGGATCAAAAATGGCTATTCTGAATTCAAACACCAATGTTACTGAAACCATTGTTGAACCGGAAATCTCCAGACATAAAGATCCGGTCTTCACCGTAGTCACCAACCAACCCACTTCGCTGGAAGAAACGCTTGAAAGTATCGTATCGTCAGAGATTGTAGCGGTTGAACCTCAAGATAACCCATCGCTAAGTAATTGTGAT GCAGACCGTTACGCTGCAGTTCCCTGCCCAGATTCTTGGCAGTACGACTTTGAGCGcactaaaaaagggaaaaagaagaaaattacatttgTTGAGGAAGAGACTGAAGACAGTGACCAAGATCCCGAAGATCAAGACCAAGAAGATTCTCTTGGttacgaagaaaatgatgaagtcaAAAGTAAATCAGCAGTACAAACATCTAACCAGTCTGACGATCAAAGTAATGGTTTTGAACCTCCGCTCAACTTTGAAGTAGCTGCAAAAAAGCTGGATTCGTGTTTAGATCAAAGTACATCTACCCTAAGATCGGATGTGAAGCCTAGTTTGAAA GGAATCGGATGTTCTAGTTCATTTGAGGATCTCACTCCAAACCTGGACGTGAGTGATagtgctgaagaagaagatattatTCCTAAGTTGAAGTGcacacaaaacaatgaaacctCAAACGTCGAAGAACTATTGGCCCTCTGCTCGGGAAAATTCCCTG ATTCGCTTTCTGGAAGAGACACGCAAAAAAGTAGTTTGACTGAAAATGCAGATGACGAATCTGATGAAGAAGTTAAGCCGTTCGCAAGAATAATTCCAATGGCTGATGAGGATGACGAGGAAGATGGCTCCAGTAGTGCTCTCCCAAAATTCGTTTCTGAAAATGACGCTGATGAACCTGGAACTGTGCCTTCTTTTTTAGAGGATGGAGAAAAATCACTgtcaaaggtgaaaaaaagggCCCGTGTTTGTCTGTCAGATGACGAAGATGAAACTATCgatgaaaaccattcgtttgtcgaagaagaggaaatgcaTGAAGAGGAACGAGAATTTAGAGGTCTGACTGAGTTTTTTGAAGACGAGGCTGAACTGTCCGGTTCCGAAGTTGGCAGCGGTGACGAACGAGAAGACGAAATGGATGActgggaggaggaggaaggcgaTAAGGAGGATATTGATGAAAACGAAGTTCGTGAGCAAGTTGGAAGAGCCCATATGAAGACAATGCTTGATCAAGACCAGCGTGAAGTTCGACTTTTTCAAGAGCTTTTTCTCGAAGATGGAGATTTGCATTCTGATGGCGGTGGAAGGCAAAGACAATTTCGGTGGAAACAGGCTGATGGTGAAAATACTGAGGGAGACGGTGCCCGtccaaaaaatcaagaagatgaagaagatgaagctgCTGAAGAACAGGATGATCTCacatggagaaaaattcacaGTGATAGAGAAAATGGCTCCTGCAACAAAAGTCGCAACAG GAAACGAATAAAGAAGTGCCATTGGTTATGA
- the LOC123477517 gene encoding claspin-like, which translates to MVKINTASKTINQITEGDSSAATANAKQSTHSKANIVTTDVTFFCQSPDDNNEQHSLQNKLRANRSVLAAASRFFSILLPDCELDLDVCISIDLSFEELFCVLEYIYSGKLLCSVKSKDRILSILKEFDIFVPDHLQNSVDCGRNGSSEAEVEIIFEEAIASEPKTTKDPTNISEDKSPFATSADVRVVNSGELILREPNISSSNEDPFQYEEKLPEKFSNSHKMYSNKSKTHCGSKMAILNSNTNVTETIVEPEISRHKDPVFTVVTNQPTSLEETLESIVSSEIVAVEPQDNPSLSNCDADRYAAVPCPDSWQYDFERTKKGKKKKITFVEEETEDSDQDPEDQDQEDSLGYEENDEVKSKSAVQTSNQSDDQSNGFEPPLNFEVAAKKLDSCLDQSTSTLRSDVKPSLKGIGCSSSFEDLTPNLDVSDSAEEEDIIPKLKCTQNNETSNVEELLALCSGKFPDSLSGRDTQKSSLTENADDESDEEVKPFARIIPMADEDDEEDGSSSALPKFISENDADEPGTVPSFLEDGEKSLSKVKKRARVCLSDDEDETIDENHSFVEEEEMHEEEREFRGLTEFFEDEAELSGSEVGSGDEREDEMDDWEEEEGDKEDIDENEVREQVGRAHMKTMLDQDQREVRLFQELFLEDGDLHSDGGGRQRQFRWKQADGENTEGDGARPKNQQDEEDEAAEEQDDLTWRKIHSDREKWLLQQKSQQETNKEVPLVMSRQTKMVKINTASKTINQITEGDSSAATANAKQSTHSKANIVTTVRCGSFLRRSEKDLSEIASLMKSVLPFQAPRVGSNFVFASITPERPVAEQKFTR; encoded by the exons ATGGTGAAAATCAACACTGCTTCCAAAACCATTAATCAAATTACAGAAGGCGATTCCTCCGCTGCTACTGCCAACGCCAAGCAGTCAACGCATTCTAAGGCGAACATTGTGACCACT gatgttacatttttttgccaGTCTCCAGATGACAATAATGAACAACACAGCTTACAAAACAAGCTCCGTGCTAACAGAA GTGTTCTTGCTGCTGCCAGCCGGTTCTTTTCCATCCTGTTACCTGATTGTGAGTTAGACCTAGATGTCTGCATCTCAATTGATCTGAGCTTTGAAGAACTGTTTTGTGTTCTTGAGTACATCTATTCTGGGAAGCTGCTGTGTTCAGTCAAAAGCAAAGACAGAATTTTAAGTattctaaaagaatttgatattttcgTGCCTGATCATCTACAGAATTCAGTAGActgtggaagaaatggaagtagtGAGGCAGAAGtggaaataatatttgaagaaGCCATTGCAAGTGAACCAAAAACTACTAAAGATCCCACAAACATTTCAGAGGATAAATCTCCCTTTGCAACTTCTGCCGATGTTCGTGTAGTAAATAGTGGAGAACTAATTTTACGAGAACCCAATATTTCAAGCTCCAATGAAGATCCCTTCCAGTATGAAGAAAAGCTTCCAGAAAAATTCTCAAACAGTCATAAGATGTATAGcaacaaaagtaaaactcattgtGGATCAAAAATGGCTATTCTGAATTCAAACACCAATGTTACTGAAACCATTGTTGAACCGGAAATCTCCAGACATAAAGATCCGGTCTTCACCGTAGTCACCAACCAACCCACTTCGCTGGAAGAAACGCTTGAAAGTATCGTATCGTCAGAGATTGTAGCGGTTGAACCTCAAGATAACCCATCGCTAAGTAATTGTGAT GCAGACCGTTACGCTGCAGTTCCCTGCCCAGATTCTTGGCAGTACGACTTTGAGCGcactaaaaaagggaaaaagaagaaaattacatttgTTGAGGAAGAGACTGAAGACAGTGACCAAGATCCCGAAGATCAAGACCAAGAAGATTCTCTTGGttacgaagaaaatgatgaagtcaAAAGTAAATCAGCAGTACAAACATCTAACCAGTCTGACGATCAAAGTAATGGTTTTGAACCTCCGCTCAACTTTGAAGTAGCTGCAAAAAAGCTGGATTCGTGTTTAGATCAAAGTACATCTACCCTAAGATCGGATGTGAAGCCTAGTTTGAAA GGAATCGGATGTTCTAGTTCATTTGAGGATCTCACTCCAAACCTGGACGTGAGTGATagtgctgaagaagaagatattatTCCTAAGTTGAAGTGcacacaaaacaatgaaacctCAAACGTCGAAGAACTATTGGCCCTCTGCTCGGGAAAATTCCCTG ATTCGCTTTCTGGAAGAGACACGCAAAAAAGTAGTTTGACTGAAAATGCAGATGACGAATCTGATGAAGAAGTTAAGCCGTTCGCAAGAATAATTCCAATGGCTGATGAGGATGACGAGGAAGATGGCTCCAGTAGTGCTCTCCCAAAAttcatttctgaaaatgaCGCTGATGAACCTGGAACTGTGCCTTCTTTTTTAGAGGATGGAGAAAAATCACTgtcaaaggtgaaaaaaagggCCCGTGTTTGTCTGTCAGATGACGAAGATGAAACTATCgatgaaaaccattcgtttgtcgaagaagaggaaatgcaTGAAGAGGAACGAGAATTTAGAGGTCTGACTGAGTTTTTTGAAGACGAGGCTGAACTGTCCGGTTCCGAAGTTGGCAGCGGTGACGAACGAGAAGACGAAATGGATGActgggaggaggaggaaggcgaTAAGGAGGATATTGATGAAAACGAAGTTCGTGAGCAAGTTGGAAGAGCCCATATGAAGACAATGCTTGATCAAGACCAGCGTGAAGTTCGACTTTTTCAAGAGCTTTTTCTCGAAGATGGAGATTTGCATTCTGATGGCGGTGGAAGGCAAAGACAATTTCGGTGGAAACAGGCTGATGGTGAAAATACTGAGGGAGACGGTGCCCGTCCAAAAAATCAacaagatgaagaagatgaagctgCTGAAGAACAGGATGATCTCacatggagaaaaattcacaGTGATAGAGAAAAATGGCTCCTGCAACAAAAGTCGCAACAG GAAACGAATAAAGAAGTGCCATTGGTTATGAGCCGGCAAACTAAAATGGTGAAAATCAACACTGCTTCCAAAACCATTAATCAAATTACAGAAGGCGATTCCTCCGCTGCTACTGCCAACGCCAAGCAGTCAACGCATTCTAAGGCGAACATTGTGACCACT gtGAGATGCGGATCTTTTTTACGCagaagtgaaaaagatttatcagaaattgcatcgttgatgaaatccgtgttaccttttcaggcaccaagggtcggttccaattttgtatttgcatccattactccggagaggccagtcgccgagcaaa AATTTACACGGTAA
- the LOC123477519 gene encoding uncharacterized protein LOC123477519, producing the protein MVTTLCSRIPRPDPLPKNLSDLIKQDNLHENKKAIALGEKPPVAKVTSAARKQAELRLKKRENMTAEEIKKWDELGAAVKTFKQAQGKGSKSVGNSSININPAKQPTPPRSMRGGHEMSSNSAATSKENCPEKQNTPSRRMPISPLHISPNPQSTSQNLYTNNAGSIIGGLHETSSISAASSKDNSPEKGSKSVGNSSINISPTNKHTPPRSMRGGHEMSSSSTATSKEKCPGKQHTPSRRMPISPLHISPNPQSASQIHGIVDNLCPNGFPTDLIEIRTSNLSHHRLTITPPLTCDAMGKHGAVWCGSEKTCLAREEPKHLDIVMIFRESLVA; encoded by the exons ATGGTTACTACTTTGTGCTCAAGAATTCCAC GCCCTGATCCACTGCCCAAAAACCTATCTGATCTGATAAAACAGGATAATCTTCATGAGAATAAAAAAGCTATTGCTCTGGGGGAAAAACCGCCTGTTGCTAAAGTGACATCAGCAGCAAGGAAACAAGCTGAGCTGAGactgaaaaaaagagaa aatATGACAGCTgaagaaatcaaaaaatggGATGAACTAGGTGCTGCTGT AAAAACATTCAAACAAGCCCAGGGAAAGGGTTCTAAGTCTGTCGGAAACTCTTCCATTAACATCAACCCTGCAAAGCAACCTACACCACCCAG GTCAATGAGAGGAGGTCATGAAATGAGTTCCAACTCTGCTGCAACATCTAAAGAGAACTGTCCCGAAAAGCAGAATACACCTTCCAGGAGAATGCCCATCTCTCCTCTTCATATCAGTCCTAATCCGCAGTCTACATCACAAAATTTGTACACCAACAACGCAGGGTCAATCATAGGAGGACTACATGAAACTAGTTCTATTTCTGCTGCAAGCTCTAAAGACAACAGCCCTGAAAAGGGTTCTAAGTCTGTCGGAAACTCTTCCATTAACATCAGCCCTACAAATAAGCATACACCACCCAG GTCAATGAGAGGAGGTCATGAAATGAGTTCCAGCTCTACTGCAACATCTAAAGAGAAATGTCCAGGAAAGCAGCATACACCTTCTAGGAGAATGCCCATCTCTCCTCTTCATATCAGTCCTAATCCGCAGTCTGCATCACAAATACATGGGATTGTTGATAACCTTTGTCCAAATG GCTTTCCTACCGATTTGATCGAGATTCGAACATCGAACCTTTCGCATCACcggctaaccattacaccaccGTTGACATGCGATGCAATGGGAAAACATGGGGCCGTATGGTGTGGCTCAG agaaaacttgtcttgctagggaaGAGCCAAAGCATCTTGATATAGTAATGATTTTTCGAGAATCGCTAGTGGCCTGA
- the LOC123477518 gene encoding LOW QUALITY PROTEIN: claspin-like (The sequence of the model RefSeq protein was modified relative to this genomic sequence to represent the inferred CDS: inserted 1 base in 1 codon), with protein MSSEGPVKIDVTFFCQSPDDNNEQHSLQNKLRANRSVLAAASRFFSILLPDCELDLDVCISIDLSFEELFCVLEYIYSGKLLCSVKSKDRILSILKEFDIFVPDHLQNSVDCGRNGSSEAEVEIIFEEAIASEPKTTKDPTNISEDKSPFATSADVRVVNSGELILREPNISSSNEDPFQYEEKLPEKFSNSHKMYSNKSKTHCGSKMAILNSNTNVTETIVEPEISRHKDPVFTVVTNQPTSLEETLESIVSSEIVAVEPQDNPSLSNCDADRYAAVPCPDSWQYDFERTKKGKKKKITFVEEETEDSDQDPEDQDQEDSLGYEENDEVKSKSAVQTSNQSDDQSNGFEPPLNFEVAAKKLDSCLDQSTSTLRSDVKPSLKGIGCSSSFEDLTPNLDVSDSAEEEDIIPKLKCTQNNETSNVEELLALCSGKFPDSLSGRDTQKSSLTENADDESDEEVKPFARIIPMADEDDEEDGSSSALPKFVSENDADEPGTVPSFLEDGEKSLSKVKKRARVCLSDDEDETIDENHSFVEEEEMHEEEREFRGLTEXFEDEAELSGSEVGSGDEREDEMDDWEEEEGDKEDIDENEVREQVGRAHMKTMLDQDQREVRLFQELFLEDGDLHSDGGGRQRQFRWKQADGENTEGDGARPKNQEDEEDEAAEEQDDLTWRKIHSDREKWLLQQKSQQETNKEVPLVMSRQTKMVKINTASKTINQITEGDSSAATANAKQSTHSKANIVTTVRCGSFLRRSEKDLSEIASLMKSVLPFQAPRVGSNFVFASITPERPVAEQKFTR; from the exons atgagtaGTGAAGGTCCAGTTAAGATT gatgttacatttttttgccaGTCTCCAGATGACAATAATGAACAACACAGCTTACAAAACAAGCTCCGTGCTAACAGAA GTGTTCTTGCTGCTGCCAGCCGGTTCTTTTCCATCCTGTTACCTGATTGTGAGTTAGACCTAGATGTCTGCATCTCAATTGATCTGAGCTTTGAAGAACTGTTTTGTGTTCTTGAGTACATCTATTCTGGGAAGCTGCTGTGTTCAGTCAAAAGCAAAGACAGAATTTTAAGTattctaaaagaatttgatattttcgTGCCTGATCATCTACAGAATTCAGTAGActgtggaagaaatggaagtagtGAGGCAGAAGtggaaataatatttgaagaaGCCATTGCAAGTGAACCAAAAACTACTAAAGATCCCACAAACATTTCAGAGGATAAATCTCCCTTTGCAACTTCTGCCGATGTTCGTGTAGTAAATAGTGGAGAACTAATTTTACGAGAACCCAATATTTCAAGCTCCAATGAAGATCCCTTCCAGTATGAAGAAAAGCTTCCAGAAAAATTCTCAAACAGTCATAAGATGTATAGcaacaaaagtaaaactcattgtGGATCAAAAATGGCTATTCTGAATTCAAACACCAATGTTACTGAAACCATTGTTGAACCGGAAATCTCCAGACATAAAGATCCGGTCTTCACCGTAGTCACCAACCAACCCACTTCGCTGGAAGAAACGCTTGAAAGTATCGTATCGTCAGAGATTGTAGCGGTTGAACCTCAAGATAACCCATCGCTAAGTAATTGTGAT GCAGACCGTTACGCTGCAGTTCCCTGCCCAGATTCTTGGCAGTACGACTTTGAGCGcactaaaaaagggaaaaagaagaaaattacatttgTTGAGGAAGAGACTGAAGACAGTGACCAAGATCCCGAAGATCAAGACCAAGAAGATTCTCTTGGttacgaagaaaatgatgaagtcaAAAGTAAATCAGCAGTACAAACATCTAACCAGTCTGACGATCAAAGTAATGGTTTTGAACCTCCGCTCAACTTTGAAGTAGCTGCAAAAAAGCTGGATTCGTGTTTAGATCAAAGTACATCTACCCTAAGATCGGATGTGAAGCCTAGTTTGAAA GGAATCGGATGTTCTAGTTCATTTGAGGATCTCACTCCAAACCTGGACGTGAGTGATagtgctgaagaagaagatattatTCCTAAGTTGAAGTGcacacaaaacaatgaaacctCAAACGTCGAAGAACTATTGGCCCTCTGCTCGGGAAAATTCCCTG ATTCGCTTTCTGGAAGAGACACGCAAAAAAGTAGTTTGACTGAAAATGCAGATGACGAATCTGATGAAGAAGTTAAGCCGTTCGCAAGAATAATTCCAATGGCTGATGAGGATGACGAGGAAGATGGCTCCAGTAGTGCTCTCCCAAAATTCGTTTCTGAAAATGACGCTGATGAACCTGGAACTGTGCCTTCTTTTTTAGAGGATGGAGAAAAATCACTgtcaaaggtgaaaaaaagggCCCGTGTTTGTCTGTCAGATGACGAAGATGAAACTATCgatgaaaaccattcgtttgtcgaagaagaggaaatgcaTGAAGAGGAACGAGAATTTAGAGGTCTGACTG TTTTTGAAGACGAGGCTGAACTGTCCGGTTCCGAAGTTGGCAGCGGTGACGAACGAGAAGACGAAATGGATGActgggaggaggaggaaggcgaTAAGGAGGATATTGATGAAAACGAAGTTCGTGAGCAAGTTGGAAGAGCCCATATGAAGACAATGCTTGATCAAGACCAGCGTGAAGTTCGACTTTTTCAAGAGCTTTTTCTCGAAGATGGAGATTTGCATTCTGATGGCGGTGGAAGGCAAAGACAATTTCGGTGGAAACAGGCTGATGGTGAAAATACTGAGGGAGACGGTGCCCGtccaaaaaatcaagaagatgaagaagatgaagctgCTGAAGAACAGGATGATCTCacatggagaaaaattcacaGTGATAGAGAAAAATGGCTCCTGCAACAAAAGTCGCAACAG GAAACGAATAAAGAAGTGCCATTGGTTATGAGCCGGCAAACTAAAATGGTGAAAATCAACACTGCTTCCAAAACCATTAATCAAATTACAGAAGGCGATTCCTCCGCTGCTACTGCCAACGCCAAGCAGTCAACGCATTCTAAGGCGAACATTGTGACCACT gtGAGATGCGGATCTTTTTTACGCagaagtgaaaaagatttatcagaaattgcatcgttgatgaaatccgtgttaccttttcaggcaccaagggtcggttccaattttgtatttgcatccattactccggagaggccagtcgccgagcaaa AATTTACACGGTAA